The nucleotide window GTACGGCTTGGTGGTTCAATGACCAAAAAGAAGGAATGCTTGATCAGATGAAAGCACTCGCAAGCATCGGGGTATTCAGCCGCTTTATCGGTATGCTGACGGATTCGCGCAGTTTCCTGTCTTATACTCGCCACGAATATTTTAGACGCTTAGTATGTGATCTTATTGGTAAATGGGTTGAAAATGGAGAATTCCCTGAAGATTATGAGCTTCTTGGAACAGTTGTACAGGATATTTGCTATTACAATTCAAAAAATTACTTTAACTTTTAAGTGGGGTGGATGAAGCATGCAACAGTTATCAAACGAAGTGTATACTCGAAAAACAGCTGTCGTAGAGCGTATTGTCCAATTCGGCACGGGGAATTTTCTCCGTGCTTTTGTTGATTGGCTTATACATGAAGCGAATTTACAGCAACAACAGGATTTAGGGATTGTTATTGTCCAGTCAACATCAGGGAGTACGTCTGAAGTAATCAATGAGCAAGACGGCTTATACACACTAATTACGCAAGGGATTCAAAATGGTAAGCAAGTCAACTATGAACAAGTGATTGAAAGTGTAACACGCAGTATTTCACTGCAAAAGCAATACGAAGAATATATGAAACTTGCGGTTTCGGAAGACCTCCAATATGTAGTATCCAACACAACGGAAGCGGGAATTGTTTATGAAGAGCTCCCATTTGATAAACAGCCATCAACAAATTTTGTGGCGAATGTGACTCATTTTTTATGGAAACGCTTTGAAACATTTGGCGGGGATCCGTCAAAAGGGCTTATTTTTCTGCCGTGTGAATTAATTGAACAGAACGGTACTACTTTAAAAAATGGAATTGTAAGCTATGCAAATGCATGGAACTTAGGGCAGAACTTCATCGATTGGGTAACAAATGCCAATACGTTTTGCAATACACTTGTTGACCGGATCGTACCGGGATTTCCGAAAACCCAGCAGGAAGAATTAACGTTGAAGCTTGGGTACCATGATAAGTTACTTGTTTCGGCAGAACCGTATTATATTTGGGTAATAGAAAATGAAGAAACGCTTCATTCTTTCCCGTTAGCTAATGATAAATTTGAAGTGAAGCTTGTTGAAGACTTGAGTTATTACCGGGAGCGTAAAGTGAAAATGCTGAATGGTGCGCACTCCGCATTAACACCGCTTGCAATTTTGATGCATATAGATACAGTCGGGCAAGTGATGGAACACCAAACGTTAAGACCATTTGTTCAGCGTTTACTTGCAGAAGAAGTGATTCCTACCATTAATGGTGACAAAGAACAGTTAATCACATACCAGCAGGCAGTTTTAGAGCGCTTTGAAAATCCGTTTATTGCACATTACGTAAAAAGTATCGCACTCAATGCGATCGCCAAGTTTAAAACTAGAAATATCCCGTCATTACTTGCGTTTTATAAGCAATATGAAACACTTCCAAAACATTTAACAACAGCATTGGCTGCCTGGATTTACCTCTATCAAACACCAGCAGTTTTCTCGCCGCAAGATGCTCCGGAAGAGATTGAGCAAATTAGTGAAAAGCCAATAGAGGCTGTATTGCGTAATGAAAATCTTTGGGGAACAGATTTAACGACGATTCCGCAACTTGAACAATTCGTCGTGCAGGCAATTGAGGCATTTAAAGAACAGAAAACAGCACAGTTTATTGCGGAATTGGAAGAGGAGGTACTGGGATTATGAAAGAAACCATTGTAATTCATCCATCTGATAATGTTGCGGTCGCTTTACGTGCGTTTGAAGCGGGAGAGCCATTTTCCATCGGCCAAGAGCAGATTAATCTGGCGCAGGAAGTTGCTAGAGGCCATAAAATTGCCACACGTAACATTCAAAAAGGGGAACATATTCTAAAATACGGCTATCCGATTGGACATGCTACTGAAGATATTGCAAAAGGAACGGTTGTCCACACGCATAATGTGAAAACGAATTTGCAGGACATTATTAACTATAATTACGACAAGAAAGATATTACATTAAACTACCCGCAGCGTAATTTAACATTTAAAGGGTACCGACGCAGCAATGGTGAAGTCGGTATACGGAATGAACTGTGGATTATTCCTTCAGTCGGATGTGTAAATGGTATTGCGGATATGATTATACGGGAGTTTGAACAACGTGTAGGAAATATTGCGCCTTTTGAATCGACACTCGTATTAAAGCATAATTTTGGCTGTTCGCAGTTAGGCGATGACCATGAAAATACACGTACTATTTTGCTTGATGCGATTAATCATCCGAATGCTGCAGCAGTGCTTGTATTAGGGCTTGGCTGCGAGAATAATACGATTGAAGAGATGAAGCAGGAACTTGGCGATTACGATACTTCCCGGGTGAAATTTGTCGTGTCGCAGCAAGTTGATGATGAAGTCGAAGCAAGTGTCGAAGCACTCGTGGAACTTCATGAAGCAGTACGCAATGACCGCCGTGAAGATATTCCGATTAGTGAATTGCGTATCGGGCTGAAATGTGGTGGTTCAGATGGCTTGTCTGGTATCACGGCAAATCCGCTCCTAGGACGTTTCTCTGACTTTTTAGTATCGCAGGGAGGCACAACGGTATTGACGGAAGTTCCGGAAATGTTTGGAGCGGAAACGATTTTAATGAACCGTGCTCAAGATGAGGAGACATTTGAAAAAATTGTTTCGCTTATTAATGACTTTAAGCAGTACTTCATCGACTATAATCAGCCAATTTATGAAAACCCTTCACCAGGCAATAAAGCAGGCGGGATTACAACGCTGGAGGACAAGTCGCTAGGTTGTACGCAAAAAGCGGGCAGTGCTGAGATTGTCGACGTTTTGAAATACGGAGAACGTCTGAAAAAACGCGGGTTGAATTTATTGAGTGCGCCGGGTAATGATCTTGTAGCATGTACAGCACTTGCATCTGCCGGCTGTCAATTAGTGCTGTTTACTACCGGTCGCGGTACGCCATTCGGTTCCTTCGTACCTACAATGAAAATTTCCACAAACAGTGCTATTTATGAACAAAAAAAGCATTGGATTGATTTTAATGCCGGGCAAATACTAGAAGATGATGTTGACGAAGAGGCGGTATTGGAAGAATTTATTCAATACATTATTGCTGTTGCAAGTGGTGAGCCATTAAATCATGAACGTATGAATTTTAAAGAAATGGCTATTTTCAAAACGGGTGTAACGCTCTAAAGGTATCTTCCTATTATATAAGAAATGGCGATGCTCCCTTTTTCGTGAGGGAGTGTCGTCATTTTTTTAAATCGCTTATCAATGGAAAGAAAAAGGTTATCCATACGGACAAGGGGATTGCCTTGACAGTAACTGCTCACAAGATTATGATAAGATAGACAAATTATGATTGGAGAGATAAAAATGCTACTTGAAAAAACAACACGCATGAACTTTCTCTTCGACTTTTATCAAGCGTTATTAACTGATAAACAGCGCAGCTATATGGAACTGTATTACTTGGACGATCACTCGTTAGGAGAAATTGCCGAAAGTTATAATATTTCACGCCAGGCTGTTTACGATAACATCCGCCGTACTGAGGCGATGCTTGAAGAATATGAAGAAAAACTAAATTTATTCGAAAAGTTTCAACAACGTCAAATTGTGTTAAAACAATTGGCGGATGCAATTGAGGATGAGGCTTCTACGACAGAAGCGAAACTTGCATTGGTTGAACAACTGAAGGAATCGGATTAGGGGGCGAACGAGTTGGCTTTTGAAGGTTTAGCAGAGCGACTCCAAGGTACGATCCAAAAGATTAAAGGTAAAGGGAAAGTTACGGAACAAGACGTTAAAGAAATGATGCGTGAAGTCCGATTTGCCTTAATCGAAGCGGACGTAAACTTAAAGGTAGTAAAAGAATTCGTTAAAAAAGTTAGTGAGCGTGCAGTCGGCGTCGACGTCATGAAATCATTAACACCTGGTCAGCAAGTCATTAAAATTGTACAGGATGAATTGAAGAATTTAATGGGTGGCGAACAAAGTCCGATTAAATTCAGCAACCGTCCTCCGACTGTCATTATGATGGTTGGTTTACAAGGTGCAGGTAAAACGACGACTACAGGTAAGTTGGCGAATGTATTACGTAAAAAGTATAATAAAAAACCATTACTAGTAGCGGCAGATATTTACCGTCCAGCCGCTGTTCAGCAATTGCAGACAATAGGGAAGCAGTTATCTCTGCCGGTGTTCTCACTTGGTACAGATGTTTCACCTGTTGAAATTGCACGTCAGGCAATCGAGCATGCAAAAGAAGAGCATCTGGACGTTGTATTAATCGATACAGCCGGTCGTCTTCATATTGATGAAGAGCTGATGCAGGAACTAAAAGACATTCGCGGTTTAAAAGAGCCGGACGAAGTATTTTTGGTTGTTGATGCAATGACTGGTCAAGATGCTGTAAATGTGGCACAAAGCTTCAATGAAACAGTCGGCATTACGGGCGTTGTCTTAACAAAATTAGACGGTGATACTCGTGGTGGTGCGGCACTGTCAATTCGTTCTGTTACAGAGAAACCGATTAAATTTGTCGGTATGGGCGAAAAGATGGATGCGCTTGAACCATTCCATCCTGAGCGTATGGCTTCACGTATTTTAGGGATGGGTGATGTACTGTCACTGATCGAAAAAGCACAGGCCAACGTTGATATGGAAAAGGCGAAAGAGCTGGAAGAAAAGTTCATGACACAGAGTTTTACGTTTGATGACTTTATCGAACAACTTCAAGCCGTGAAAAAAATGGGACCACTTGATGAATTATTGAAAATGATTCCAGGTGCAAACAAAATGAAGGGCCTTGACAATGTCAAAGTCGATGAAAAGCAGATGGGGCGCATCGAAGCGATTATCTATTCGATGACACCGCATGAAAAGACGAACCCGGAAATCATTTCGGCGAGCCGCAAAAAGCGTATCGCTACAGGTTCAGGGACGTCGATTCAGGAAGTAAACCGCTTGCTGAAGCAGTTTGAAGAAATGAAAAAAATGATGAAACAGATGACAGGCATGGCTCAAGGTAAAGGTAAAAAGAAGATGAAAATGCCTGGTTTTGATTCATTATTTAAATAAAAAAATAAGGTGTTAAGAAAAAACACTTTACAAACCATCAAGACATTGCTAATATAATATCTTGTGTGAAACTTATTCGGAGGTGCTATTAAAATGGCAGTTAAAATTCGCTTAAAACGTATGGGAGCTAAAAAATCTCCTTTCTATCGTATCGTAGTTGCAGACGCTCGTTCACCACGTGACGGCCGTCAAATCGAAACAGTAGGTACTTACAACCCACTTACAGTTCCAGCTACAGTACAAATCGATGAAGAGAAAGCTCTTAAATGGTTAACTGATGGTGCAAAACCATCTGATACTGTACGTAACTTGTTCTCAGAACAAGGTATCATGGAAAAATTCCATAACGCTAAATACAGCAAATAATTCAATGATTAATTCGGAGGTGGCATTATGCAGCAGCTGATTGAAGCAATTGTGAAACCGTTAGTCGATTATCCTGAAGACGTTCGTATTGAGACGGACGAAACTTCAAATCGAGTTGTTTATAAGCTTTTTGTTCATCCAGAGGATCGAGGGAAAGTAATAGGCAAGCAAGGACGTGTTGCGAAGGCAATTCGTACGATTGTGTACTCAGCAGCGGGCGGCCACCAGAAGAAAAAGACGTATGTCGATATATTGGATTAGTAAAAGAAGGGTGGCATTTTGCTAACCCTTCTTTTTTTGTTATGATAATTCAATCAGCGGTATTTTATAAACAATTACAACTAGTTGATTGAAATGGAGGTGGCGACTCCTGCTGAAGGCGTCCATCATCATTCAAAATCAACGGATTCTAAAAAAGGTGGAATATACATGGAATGGTTTAATGTAGGTCGTATTGTGAATACACATGGTATTCGTGGAGAGCTGCGAATTTTATCGACAACGGATTTTGAAGAAGAACGTTTTGCGGTAGGTTCCAAACTGGCGGCATTCAAAAAAGATGATAAGAAACCGACTTGGGTGACGATCAGTTCATCAAGACGCCATAAAAACTTTATATTGGTGACATTTGAAGGAATGGAAAACATTAACTTAGTGGAACCATTTAAAGAAGGTTTGTTAAAAGTATCGATGGATCAATTGGCGGAAGATGAGCTGGAAGATAATGAGTACTATCACTTTGAAATTAAAGATTGTGAAGTATTTTCAGAAGAGGGCGAACTGATCGGCGTTGTTACAGATATTTTAGAAACGGGCGCAAACGATGTATGGGAAGTTAAAGCGCAAAATGGTAAGAAGCACTACATTCCTTACATTGAAGATATCGTAAAAGATATTGATGTCGATGAAAAGAAAATCGTGATTCACGTAATGGAAGGTTTGTTGGAA belongs to Solibacillus sp. FSL W7-1436 and includes:
- the ffh gene encoding signal recognition particle protein, translated to MAFEGLAERLQGTIQKIKGKGKVTEQDVKEMMREVRFALIEADVNLKVVKEFVKKVSERAVGVDVMKSLTPGQQVIKIVQDELKNLMGGEQSPIKFSNRPPTVIMMVGLQGAGKTTTTGKLANVLRKKYNKKPLLVAADIYRPAAVQQLQTIGKQLSLPVFSLGTDVSPVEIARQAIEHAKEEHLDVVLIDTAGRLHIDEELMQELKDIRGLKEPDEVFLVVDAMTGQDAVNVAQSFNETVGITGVVLTKLDGDTRGGAALSIRSVTEKPIKFVGMGEKMDALEPFHPERMASRILGMGDVLSLIEKAQANVDMEKAKELEEKFMTQSFTFDDFIEQLQAVKKMGPLDELLKMIPGANKMKGLDNVKVDEKQMGRIEAIIYSMTPHEKTNPEIISASRKKRIATGSGTSIQEVNRLLKQFEEMKKMMKQMTGMAQGKGKKKMKMPGFDSLFK
- a CDS encoding putative DNA-binding protein — its product is MLLEKTTRMNFLFDFYQALLTDKQRSYMELYYLDDHSLGEIAESYNISRQAVYDNIRRTEAMLEEYEEKLNLFEKFQQRQIVLKQLADAIEDEASTTEAKLALVEQLKESD
- a CDS encoding tagaturonate reductase; the protein is MQQLSNEVYTRKTAVVERIVQFGTGNFLRAFVDWLIHEANLQQQQDLGIVIVQSTSGSTSEVINEQDGLYTLITQGIQNGKQVNYEQVIESVTRSISLQKQYEEYMKLAVSEDLQYVVSNTTEAGIVYEELPFDKQPSTNFVANVTHFLWKRFETFGGDPSKGLIFLPCELIEQNGTTLKNGIVSYANAWNLGQNFIDWVTNANTFCNTLVDRIVPGFPKTQQEELTLKLGYHDKLLVSAEPYYIWVIENEETLHSFPLANDKFEVKLVEDLSYYRERKVKMLNGAHSALTPLAILMHIDTVGQVMEHQTLRPFVQRLLAEEVIPTINGDKEQLITYQQAVLERFENPFIAHYVKSIALNAIAKFKTRNIPSLLAFYKQYETLPKHLTTALAAWIYLYQTPAVFSPQDAPEEIEQISEKPIEAVLRNENLWGTDLTTIPQLEQFVVQAIEAFKEQKTAQFIAELEEEVLGL
- a CDS encoding UxaA family hydrolase — encoded protein: MKETIVIHPSDNVAVALRAFEAGEPFSIGQEQINLAQEVARGHKIATRNIQKGEHILKYGYPIGHATEDIAKGTVVHTHNVKTNLQDIINYNYDKKDITLNYPQRNLTFKGYRRSNGEVGIRNELWIIPSVGCVNGIADMIIREFEQRVGNIAPFESTLVLKHNFGCSQLGDDHENTRTILLDAINHPNAAAVLVLGLGCENNTIEEMKQELGDYDTSRVKFVVSQQVDDEVEASVEALVELHEAVRNDRREDIPISELRIGLKCGGSDGLSGITANPLLGRFSDFLVSQGGTTVLTEVPEMFGAETILMNRAQDEETFEKIVSLINDFKQYFIDYNQPIYENPSPGNKAGGITTLEDKSLGCTQKAGSAEIVDVLKYGERLKKRGLNLLSAPGNDLVACTALASAGCQLVLFTTGRGTPFGSFVPTMKISTNSAIYEQKKHWIDFNAGQILEDDVDEEAVLEEFIQYIIAVASGEPLNHERMNFKEMAIFKTGVTL
- a CDS encoding KH domain-containing protein, giving the protein MQQLIEAIVKPLVDYPEDVRIETDETSNRVVYKLFVHPEDRGKVIGKQGRVAKAIRTIVYSAAGGHQKKKTYVDILD
- the rimM gene encoding ribosome maturation factor RimM (Essential for efficient processing of 16S rRNA), producing MEWFNVGRIVNTHGIRGELRILSTTDFEEERFAVGSKLAAFKKDDKKPTWVTISSSRRHKNFILVTFEGMENINLVEPFKEGLLKVSMDQLAEDELEDNEYYHFEIKDCEVFSEEGELIGVVTDILETGANDVWEVKAQNGKKHYIPYIEDIVKDIDVDEKKIVIHVMEGLLE
- the rpsP gene encoding 30S ribosomal protein S16 → MAVKIRLKRMGAKKSPFYRIVVADARSPRDGRQIETVGTYNPLTVPATVQIDEEKALKWLTDGAKPSDTVRNLFSEQGIMEKFHNAKYSK